The following are from one region of the Nicotiana tomentosiformis chromosome 7, ASM39032v3, whole genome shotgun sequence genome:
- the LOC117276888 gene encoding uncharacterized protein — MAGHQITETVLQEGYSTRRPSYFNSQYYSHWKKRMKVYVQSIDYRAWLVIQNRPRLIPNNNDGKKPIKGESIFNYTKEQLDIMQTNAREINMLYCAISEEEYKKISTCETAKAIWDKLKNIHGDTIKVKKIESKLTLKES, encoded by the coding sequence ATGGCAGGTCATCAAATTACTGAAACCGTACTTCAAGAGGGTTACTCAACAAGAAGGCCATCGTACTTCAATAGTCAATACTATAGCCATTGGAAAAAAAGAATGAAGGTTTATGTTCAATCAATAGATTATCGAGCCTGGCTAGTTATTCAGAATAGACCAAGGCTTATTCCGAACAACAATGATGGAAAGAAGCCTATAAAAGGGGAATCCATATTCAACTACACAAAAGAACAGTTGGATATTATGCAAACAAATGCTAGAGAAATCAACATGCTCTATTGTGCGATCAGTGAAGAAGAATATAAGAAAATATCCACATGTGAGACTGCTAAAGCTATATGGGACAAATTGAAAAATATCCATGGGGACACCATCaaagttaagaaaattgaatccaAGTTAACTCTTAAAGAATCTTAA
- the LOC104096802 gene encoding pentatricopeptide repeat-containing protein At1g71460, chloroplastic, translating into MTSCNLIPLPSKTNLKHPPNSQDPRSFRTNNVNNLRFSRHLKEQHLPNKYPKHSNLPNLLSVHTKNPHAIYKDIQRFAHQNKLKEALTILDYLDHRGIPVNPTTFASLIAACVRLKSLSAAKIVHTHIRINGLGNNEFLQTKIVHMYTACGCVEDAKKVFDEMPVRSVYPWNALLRGNVVLGGRNYRDVLGTFSDMRVSGVELNVYSFSCLIKSFAGASALFQGLKTHGILIKNGFLGSDIIRTSLIDMYFKCGKVRLAHRMFEEVEERDVVMWGAMIAGFAHNRLQREALEYTRSMIKEGLEVNSVILTTILPVIGEVWARKLGQEVHAYVIKTKEYSKQLFIQSALVDMYSKCGDIVSGRKVFYGSKERNAISWTALISGYILNGRLEQALRSVVWMQQEGFKPDLVTVATVLPVCGKLKVLKQGKEIHAYAVKNGFLPNASVATSLMMMYSKCGLLQYSSRVFASMEKRNVISWTAMMDSYIDSGCLEEALAVFRSMQLSKHRADSVAMGRVLSVCGKLRLLKLGREVHGQILKKDIASVPFVSAELVKMYGGCGAIDKSRISFYAIAVKGSMTWTAIIEAYGLNGQYGEAISVFKQMILKGFNPNHFTFKVVFSICEQAGFADEGCQFFTMMTRKYKIKASEDHYTSIINLLHHVGRIEEAEKFVLLKQSLT; encoded by the coding sequence ATGACCAGCTGCAACCTTATTCCGCTCCCCTCAAAAACCAACCTAAAACATCCTCCAAATTCCCAAGACCCTCGCTCTTTTCGTACAAATAATGTAAACAATCTACGATTCTCTCGTCACTTAAAAGAACAACATTTGCCCAACAAATACCCAAAACACAGCAATTTGCCCAACTTATTATCAGTCCACACAAAGAACCCACATGCCATTTACAAAGACATTCAAAGATTTGCCCACCAAAACAAGCTCAAAGAAGCACTTACCATTCTTGACTATTTAGACCATCGTGGTATTCCCGTAAATCCCACCACATTTGCTTCCCTTATAGCTGCTTGTGTTCGTTTGAAATCCTTAAGTGCTGCTAAAATTGTGCATACCCATATAAGAATTAATGGCCTCGGAAATAATGAGTTTCTACAAACTAAGATTGTCCACATGTATACAGCTTGTGGGTGTGTTGAAGATGCGAAAaaggtgtttgatgaaatgcctgTTAGAAGTGTGTACCCGTGGAATGCATTGCTTAGGGGCAATGTGGTATTGGGTGGACGTAACTATCGTGATGTCCTGGGTACATTTTCGGATATGCGGGTATCGGGAGTGGAGTTGAATGTGTATAGTTTCTCTTGTTTGATCAAGAGTTTTGCTGGTGCTAGTGCGCTTTTTCAAGGTTTGAAAACTCATGGAATTTTGATCAAGAATGGTTTTTTAGGAAGTGACATAATTAGGACTAGTTTGATTGACATGTATTTCAAGTGTGGCAAGGTTAGGCTTGCTCATCGCATGTTTGAGGAGGTTGAGGAGAGGGATGTAGTTATGTGGGGTGCGATGATAGCTGGTTTTGCTCATAATAGGCTGCAAAGGGAGGCATTGGAGTATACAAGATCGATGATAAAGGAAGGGCTAGAGGTGAATTCTGTTATTCTAACAACTATTCTTCCGGTTATTGGAGAAGTATGGGCAAGAAAACTTGGCCAAGAGGTACATGCTTATGTGATCAAGACAAAGGAATACTCTAAGCAGTTGTTCATTCAATCTGCCTTAGTTGATATGTATTCCAAGTGCGGAGATATAGTATCAGGAAGAAAGGTGTTTTATGGGTCAAAAGAGAGGAATGCAATTTCTTGGACTGCTCTAATCTCGGGTTACATCTTAAACGGGAGACTCGAGCAGGCGTTGAGATCAGTTGTGTGGATGCAACAAGAAGGTTTTAAGCCTGATCTTGTAACTGTCGCCACCGTCCTCCCTGTTTGTGGGAAACTGAAAGTATTAAAGCAAGGGAAAGAGATTCATGCTTATGCAGTGAAAAATGGTTTTTTGCCTAATGCATCTGTAGCTACTTCCCTAATGATGATGTACTCAAAGTGTGGTTTGCTTCAATATTCATCTAGAGTTTTTGCGAGCATGGAGAAGAGGAATGTTATATCATGGACAGCCATGATGGATTCATATATTGACTCTGGGTGTCTGGAGGAAGCACTTGCTGTTTTTCGGTCAATGCAGTTGTCAAAGCACCGGGCAGACTCTGTTGCAATGGGAAGGGTTTTAAGTGTTTGTGGAAAattaagacttttgaaacttgggAGAGAAGTACATGGTCAAATTCTGAAGAAAGATATAGCATCTGTACCTTTTGTTTCTGCAGAACTTGTGAAGATGTATGGGGGTTGTGGTGCAATTGATAAATCGAGGATTTCCTTTTATGCGATAGCTGTCAAAGGATCTATGACTTGGACTGCTATTATTGAAGCTTATGGATTGAATGGCCAATATGGAGAAGCAATAAGCGTGTTTAAGCAGATGATATTGAAGGGGTTTAACCCAAACCATTTTACTTTTAAAGTTGTTTTCTCTATTTGTGAGCAAGCTGGATTTGCTGATGAGGGATGTCAATTCTTCACTATGATGACACGAAAATATAAGATAAAGGCATCTGAAGACCATTATACTAGCATTATTAACCTTCTGCATCATGTTGGTCGCATTGAGGAGGCTGAAAAGTTTGTGCTTCTCAAGCAATCCTTGACATGA
- the LOC104096801 gene encoding peroxisome biogenesis protein 22, whose amino-acid sequence MADKDDFLQLIKRFGAFLTVKISNLLHSLDSRSVGAIAGLAFAVVFTWRLWRSPSGPQRRFPKRQAATSSSSGVRNHSSANVATSGVTPSSEDSNAQNVIDEFFQPVKPTLGQIVRQRLSEGRKVTCRLLGVILEETNPEELQQQATVRSSVLEVLLEITKFCDLYLMERVLDDESERKVLLALENAGVFTSGGLVKDKVLFCSTEIGRTSFVRQLEPDWHIDTNPEITFQLARFIKYQLHVSATKPERTAINVFNSTSLEQFFGTV is encoded by the exons ATGGCTGATAAAGACGATTTCCTTCAGCTCATCAAGCGATTCGGCGCTTTCTTGACCGTCAAGATTTCTAATCTCCTCCACTCTCTG GATTCAAGATCCGTAGGGGCTATAGCAGGTCTTGCATTTGCAGTAGTTTTCACCTGGAGACTGTGGAGATCACCTAGTGGACCACAAAGGAGGTTTCCAAAGCGACAAGCTGCTACGTCTAGTAGTTCTGGTGTAAGAAATCATTCAAGTGCAAATGTAGCAACTTCAGGAGTTACCCCTTCTTCTGAGgattcaaatgctcaaaatgttATTGATGAGTTCTTTCAGCCAGTAAAG CCAACACTTGGGCAGATAGTTAGGCAAAGGTTGAGTGAAGGGAGGAAG GTGACATGTAGGTTGCTTGGAGTGATCTTGGAGGAAACTAACCCAGAGGAGCTTCAG CAACAAGCTACTGTACGATCCTCTGTGCTCGAAGTGTTACTCGAAATCACCAAATTTTGTGACCTTTATCTCATGGAAAGAGTTCTTGATGATGAAAGTGAA AGAAAAGTCCTCCTAGCTTTAGAGAATGCTGGAGTATTTACATCTGGCGGCCTGGTCAAAGACAAG GTTCTATTTTGTAGCACTGAGATTGGACGCACATCCTTTGTTCGACAACTAGAACCTGATTGGCACATAGATACAAATCCGGAAATCACTTTTCAGCTAGCG AGATTCATCAAATATCAGCTACACGTTTCAGCTACCAAGCCAGAAAGAACAGCAATCAATGTCTTCAACTCAACATCATTGGAGCAGTTCTTTGGAACTGTTTAG
- the LOC104096800 gene encoding cyclin-U1-1, whose amino-acid sequence MLDEGGSDEFHRRPEPPSTAIDTTTPRVLTILSYVLEKLVARNDQLMLDHHDNGLTSNGGEGGPVLGKNFNAFHGVRAPSISIPKYLERLYKYTNCSPSCFVVGYVYIDRLGHKYPDSLLVSLNVHRLLVTCVMVASKMLDDAHYNNAFYARVGGVTNEELNRLELELLFLLDFGVNVSSRVFESYCQYLEKEMLSNGPNLKIERPVSVSSTNVDDATEISVEDTNISSPSQIPD is encoded by the exons ATGCTAGACGAGGGCGGCAGCGACGAGTTCCACCGCCGGCCAGAGCCGCCGAGCACCGCCATCGACACAACCACTCCCAGGGTGCTAACCATCCTATCCTACGTTCTCGAAAAGCTGGTGGCACGAAATGACCAGCTAATGCTCGACCACCACGATAATGGACTCACCAGCAACGGCGGCGAAGGCGGCCCGGTACTGGGAAAGAACTTTAACGCATTTCACGGAGTGAGAGCGCCGAGTATAAGTATACCGAAGTATTTGGAGAGGTTATACAAATACACGAATTGCAGCCCGTCTTGTTTTGTGGTTGGGTATGTGTATATTGACAGATTGGGGCATAAGTATCCTGATTCTCTTCTCGTTTCTCTCAATGTTCATAGGCTGCTTGTCACCTGTGTCATGGTTGCTTCCAAAATGCTCGACGATGC ACACTACAACAACGCATTCTATGCCCGGGTTGGAGGAGTAACCAATGAAGAATTGAACAGGCTAGAATTGGAACTTCTTTTCTTGCTAGATTTTGGAGTTAATGTGAGTTCGCGAGTTTTCGAAAGTTATTGCCAGTATTTGGAGAAGGAAATGTTGAGCAATGGACCAAACCTCAAGATTGAAAGGCCAGTTTCAGTTAGTAGCACTAATGTTGATGATGCAACTGAAATTTCAGTTGAAGATACTAACATTTCTTCACCATCCCAAATCCCAGATTGA